The following are from one region of the Tachysurus fulvidraco isolate hzauxx_2018 chromosome 15, HZAU_PFXX_2.0, whole genome shotgun sequence genome:
- the cdk5r1a gene encoding cyclin-dependent kinase 5 activator 1a encodes MGTTLSVSPGYHKATLCDEAAQNSKNTKRSSVIGVLPWKRIVAASARRKGSKKLPAGGEGEGSQEESAVRVSVSLYGNLNLKKSQSYANLSAFTQEGELNVPNSKTTSDIAAIEEQDQDGSEGSKSPKRILVQASTSELLYCLGEFLCRRCYRLKYLSSGDPALWLRAVDRALLLQGWQEQTFISPPSVVFLYMLCRSVISAEVGSDYELRLELLTCLYLSYSYMGSEISYPLKPFLLQQDKEAFWDRCLQIINCTSANMLKLNADPRYFTQVFSDLKSECQ; translated from the coding sequence ATGGGAACTACTCTGTCAGTATCGCCAGGCTACCATAAGGCAACGCTGTGTGATGAGGCAGCACAGAACAGCAAGAACACCAAGCGCTCCTCAGTTATTGGCGTGTTACCGTGGAAACGAATCGTCGCCGCTTCTGCGAGACGGAAAGGCTCAAAGAAGCTCCCtgcaggaggagaaggagaagggagTCAGGAAGAGAGTGCTGTTAGAGTTAGTGTCAGCCTTTATGGCAATCTAAACCTCAAGAAGTCTCAGTCTTATGCTAACCTATCAGCGTTCACACAAGAAGGAGAGCTAAATGTTCCAAATTCCAAAACCACTAGTGACATTGCTGCCATCGAGGAACAGGATCAGGATGGGTCGGAAGGTTCCAAATCTCCAAAGCGAATCTTGGTACAGGCATCAACCAGTGAGCTGCTGTACTGTCTGGGTGAGTTCCTGTGCCGTCGGTGTTACCGGCTAAAGTATCTATCATCAGGCGACCCGGCCCTATGGCTGCGTGCCGTTGACCGTGCCCTTTTGCTGCAGGGCTGGCAGGAGCAAACCTTTATCTCGCCTCCAAGTGTAGTCTTCCTCTACATGCTGTGCCGTTCAGTGATCTCAGCCGAGGTGGGGAGTGATTATGAGCTGCGCCTTGAACTGCTCACCTGTTTATACCTGAGCTACTCTTACATGGGCAGCGAGATCTCATACCCACTCAAGCCCTTCCTGTTGCAGCAGGACAAAGAAGCATTCTGGGATAGGTGCCTGCAGATCATCAACTGCACCAGTGCTAacatgctaaagctaaatgcAGACCCACGCTACTTCACACAGGTCTTTTCTGACCTGAagagtgagtgtcagtga